In one window of Rhizobium sp. ACO-34A DNA:
- a CDS encoding aldehyde dehydrogenase has translation MKIVQPDSVVETVNAEVASFLAAPLAVIGGKPSPAHSGKTLPVYNPATGEVLARVPACGPADIDRAVAAAQAALDGPWSKMLPAQRQGLLLKIADLIEANGEELAQLETLNQGKSIMLSRLIEVQSSAEYFRYMAGWATKIEGSTLDVSIPIPPGMSYQAYTRKEPVGVVAAITPWNFPLNMAAWKIAPALAAGCTVVLKPAEETPLTSMRLAQICLEAGLPEGVVNVVTGTGETAGAALVAHPGVAKITFTGSTGTGKLIGVRAMQDMKRVTLELGGKAPMVMFDDMDLDLLGAATGIGSFFNTGQTCCAGARIYLQRGIYDKALEVIANITRSLPLGSGFDPKNQINPLVSARHQAHVQACIAQGIKDGARPLIGATAPEQGFYVAPELFTDVRQNMALMQEEVFGPVVCVMPFDQPDEGIRLANDTRYGLGASLWTTDLNKMMRYVPKLKAGVIWVNSHNIPDQNMPFGGFKQSGIGREHGRGALENYLETKSVCVAYR, from the coding sequence ATGAAGATCGTCCAACCCGACAGCGTCGTCGAAACCGTCAATGCCGAAGTCGCGTCATTCCTTGCAGCGCCGCTCGCGGTCATAGGGGGGAAACCGAGCCCCGCCCACTCGGGAAAAACCCTTCCCGTGTACAATCCCGCGACCGGCGAGGTACTCGCGCGGGTTCCAGCCTGCGGTCCGGCCGATATTGACCGCGCCGTCGCTGCGGCCCAGGCGGCGTTGGATGGACCGTGGTCGAAGATGCTGCCCGCGCAGCGCCAGGGGCTTCTCCTGAAGATCGCCGATCTGATCGAGGCCAACGGTGAGGAATTGGCGCAGCTTGAGACGCTGAACCAGGGCAAGTCGATCATGCTGTCGCGGCTGATCGAGGTGCAATCCTCGGCGGAGTATTTTCGATACATGGCCGGCTGGGCGACCAAGATAGAGGGCTCGACGCTCGACGTCTCCATTCCCATTCCGCCCGGCATGTCCTACCAGGCCTACACCCGAAAGGAACCGGTTGGCGTCGTGGCGGCGATCACGCCCTGGAACTTCCCACTCAACATGGCTGCATGGAAGATTGCTCCGGCCCTCGCGGCCGGCTGCACAGTCGTTCTGAAGCCGGCGGAAGAGACGCCGCTGACTTCGATGCGCCTCGCCCAGATCTGTCTGGAGGCCGGCCTTCCCGAGGGTGTCGTCAATGTCGTGACAGGTACGGGAGAAACGGCTGGTGCCGCCCTCGTCGCCCATCCAGGGGTCGCCAAGATCACCTTCACCGGCTCCACGGGTACTGGCAAGCTGATCGGCGTTCGGGCGATGCAGGACATGAAGCGCGTCACTCTGGAACTCGGTGGCAAGGCGCCGATGGTCATGTTCGACGACATGGACCTCGATCTGCTCGGCGCGGCAACCGGGATCGGCAGCTTCTTCAATACGGGGCAGACCTGCTGCGCCGGTGCGCGTATCTATCTGCAGAGGGGTATCTACGATAAGGCGCTCGAGGTGATCGCCAACATCACCCGCAGTCTGCCGCTCGGCTCCGGTTTCGATCCGAAGAACCAGATCAATCCCCTTGTCTCAGCCCGTCACCAGGCGCATGTGCAAGCGTGTATCGCACAGGGCATCAAGGACGGGGCGCGGCCGCTGATCGGTGCCACCGCCCCCGAACAGGGCTTCTATGTCGCACCCGAACTCTTCACCGATGTCAGGCAGAACATGGCCTTGATGCAGGAGGAAGTGTTCGGACCGGTGGTGTGCGTAATGCCGTTCGACCAGCCGGACGAGGGCATACGCCTTGCAAACGATACGCGTTACGGTCTGGGCGCATCACTGTGGACCACCGATCTCAACAAGATGATGCGCTACGTGCCGAAGCTCAAGGCCGGCGTGATCTGGGTGAACAGCCACAACATTCCCGACCAGAACATGCCGTTCGGCGGCTTCAAGCAGTCGGGCATCGGCAGGGAACACGGGCGCGGGGCGCTCGAAAACTACCTTGAGACCAAGTCCGTCTGCGTCGCCTATCGTTAG
- a CDS encoding choline dehydrogenase: protein MTSIASFPAADIGGRQYDYIVCGAGSAGCALAARLSEAPHVSVLLIEGGHGDTPDMVSTPLRTIEIWRSDYDWGYTTVPQRHCHDRQVYWPRGKVIGGSSAMNGMIYVRGHAADYDAWALAGCHGWDWASVLPYFRKSEDFDRGADTWHGTGGPLHVTTDYSAHPVMDALVAAAVEAGIPFNPDYNGASLDGVSRIQFNTLNGKRASTAAAFLDPARNRENLTVAAATRVEKVLIEKGRVVGVKCRRGGESFEVGVGREAILSAGTMESPRILMLSGIGPRAHLSDFDIETVVDLPGVGQNLHDHTLLPMIFESREDYPFPTDPTLPPMQVHMFLKSHPQMAVADIQPLFFSVPAYAPGQSGPMNAFTLHAAGVRPSSRGELRLTGAGIDDPLHLDPNLLATDYDVRTLVTSMRQIRDIVAQPALSDWVKKEVYPGPSRDDEASLAEYARSAVGSYHHQVGTCAMGVSALSVVDPELRVYGIEGLRVADASIMPAVPSGNTNAPAIMIGEKAADLIKTASS, encoded by the coding sequence ATGACAAGCATTGCCTCCTTTCCGGCAGCCGACATCGGCGGCCGGCAGTACGATTACATTGTCTGCGGCGCCGGCTCGGCCGGTTGCGCGCTGGCGGCCCGCCTCAGCGAGGCTCCGCACGTCAGCGTGCTTCTCATCGAGGGTGGTCACGGCGACACGCCCGACATGGTCTCGACGCCGCTGCGTACCATCGAGATCTGGCGTTCGGACTACGACTGGGGTTACACGACCGTGCCGCAACGGCACTGCCACGACCGGCAGGTATACTGGCCGCGCGGCAAGGTTATCGGCGGATCTTCCGCCATGAACGGCATGATCTATGTTCGCGGGCACGCGGCGGACTATGATGCATGGGCGCTGGCCGGTTGCCATGGCTGGGACTGGGCCAGCGTGCTGCCCTATTTCAGGAAGTCCGAGGATTTCGACCGTGGCGCCGATACATGGCACGGCACGGGCGGCCCGCTGCACGTGACCACGGATTACTCGGCCCATCCCGTGATGGACGCGCTTGTCGCGGCCGCGGTCGAGGCGGGCATCCCCTTCAATCCGGATTATAACGGCGCCTCGCTCGATGGCGTCAGCCGTATCCAGTTCAACACACTGAACGGCAAGCGGGCCTCGACCGCGGCCGCGTTCCTCGATCCGGCGAGAAATCGCGAGAATCTGACTGTCGCCGCCGCGACGCGAGTGGAGAAGGTGCTGATCGAGAAAGGGCGGGTCGTTGGAGTGAAGTGCCGCCGTGGCGGTGAAAGCTTCGAGGTCGGTGTCGGCCGCGAAGCCATCCTGTCCGCCGGCACGATGGAAAGCCCCCGCATCCTCATGCTCTCCGGCATAGGCCCGCGCGCGCATCTGTCCGATTTCGACATCGAGACGGTCGTCGACCTGCCGGGAGTCGGGCAGAACCTGCACGATCATACCTTGCTGCCCATGATCTTTGAATCGCGCGAGGACTACCCGTTCCCGACCGATCCGACGCTGCCGCCGATGCAGGTCCACATGTTCCTGAAGTCGCATCCGCAGATGGCGGTCGCCGACATACAACCGCTGTTCTTTTCCGTGCCGGCCTATGCGCCGGGACAGAGCGGACCAATGAATGCCTTCACGCTGCATGCGGCGGGTGTCCGTCCTTCTTCGCGCGGCGAACTAAGACTGACGGGTGCCGGCATCGACGATCCGCTGCATCTCGATCCGAACCTGCTCGCCACCGACTACGACGTCAGGACGCTGGTCACCTCCATGCGCCAGATTCGCGACATCGTCGCGCAGCCGGCGCTGAGCGACTGGGTGAAGAAAGAGGTCTATCCAGGCCCCTCGCGCGACGACGAGGCAAGTCTTGCCGAGTACGCCCGATCGGCGGTCGGAAGCTACCACCACCAGGTAGGCACATGCGCCATGGGTGTCTCCGCGCTGTCGGTGGTCGATCCCGAGCTTCGCGTCTACGGGATCGAGGGATTGAGGGTCGCAGACGCGTCGATCATGCCGGCTGTGCCCTCCGGAAACACCAACGCGCCCGCGATCATGATCGGCGAGAAGGCCGCCGACCTCATCAAAACTGCATCCAGCTGA
- a CDS encoding ABC transporter substrate-binding protein, translating to MTNLHFSRRRLMQLSAASFAAPFFLPIRPAFSAGETIRIGYVSPRSGALSGISESDGYVIERIRAALGGTLETASGTHAIEIIEKDTQSDPNRAGELASDLILRDGVHLMLVGSTPDTTNPVADLCELNGVPCVSAATPWQSWFFGRGGVPGEKTFRYTNHFFWGAEDLMEVYFGLWNGLETNKVVGALWPNDPDGIAFSDPALGFPPALEQAGFTVVDPGRYTNLKDDFSAEINAFKAAGVEIVTGVMLPPDLATFMAQAKQMGFAPKFVTVAKAALTPKGIAGFPDGLGANLSGEVYWGPQYPFTSSLTGETTAELADGYTRATGNPWLQGTGYVHALFEVAVDILKRTQALDAEAIVEAMNATDLSTCVGRIKWGDFAATPNVAKTPLAGGQWQADGNGGYRLVSTFNTPHPEVAVDGTLLPKTW from the coding sequence ATGACGAACCTCCATTTTTCCCGCCGCCGTCTGATGCAGCTTTCCGCTGCGTCCTTCGCGGCCCCATTCTTCCTGCCGATCCGGCCGGCCTTCTCCGCCGGCGAAACAATCCGGATCGGCTACGTTTCACCTCGCTCGGGCGCGCTCAGCGGTATTTCCGAAAGTGACGGATATGTCATCGAGCGCATTCGCGCCGCCCTTGGCGGTACGCTCGAAACGGCGTCCGGCACGCACGCCATCGAGATCATCGAGAAGGATACCCAGTCCGATCCCAACCGGGCCGGGGAACTCGCTTCCGACCTGATCCTCAGGGATGGCGTGCACCTCATGCTTGTCGGCTCAACGCCGGACACCACCAACCCTGTTGCCGACCTGTGCGAGCTCAACGGGGTGCCATGTGTGTCGGCGGCGACGCCCTGGCAATCGTGGTTCTTTGGCCGCGGCGGCGTGCCCGGCGAGAAAACATTCAGGTATACCAATCATTTCTTCTGGGGCGCCGAGGATCTCATGGAGGTCTATTTCGGCCTTTGGAACGGTCTCGAAACCAACAAGGTCGTCGGCGCGCTTTGGCCGAACGATCCGGACGGTATCGCCTTTTCGGATCCAGCGCTGGGCTTCCCTCCCGCTCTCGAGCAGGCCGGGTTCACGGTCGTCGATCCGGGTCGCTACACCAACCTGAAGGACGATTTTTCGGCAGAGATAAATGCCTTCAAGGCGGCGGGCGTAGAGATCGTCACCGGCGTGATGCTGCCGCCGGATCTTGCGACGTTCATGGCGCAGGCTAAACAGATGGGGTTCGCCCCGAAATTCGTGACCGTGGCCAAGGCGGCGCTGACGCCGAAGGGGATCGCCGGTTTTCCCGACGGGCTGGGCGCCAACCTGTCCGGCGAGGTCTACTGGGGGCCGCAATATCCTTTCACCTCGTCTCTCACCGGCGAGACGACGGCGGAACTTGCCGACGGTTATACTCGGGCCACCGGCAATCCCTGGCTGCAGGGAACCGGCTATGTTCACGCGCTGTTTGAAGTGGCGGTCGATATCCTGAAACGCACGCAGGCTCTGGATGCCGAGGCGATCGTCGAGGCGATGAACGCTACCGACCTCTCGACCTGCGTCGGACGGATCAAATGGGGCGATTTCGCAGCCACGCCGAACGTCGCCAAGACGCCGCTTGCCGGCGGTCAGTGGCAGGCAGACGGCAATGGCGGCTACAGGCTCGTCAGCACCTTCAACACTCCCCATCCCGAAGTCGCGGTGGATGGCACGCTGTTGCCGAAGACCTGGTAG
- a CDS encoding ABC transporter ATP-binding protein — protein MDAHRQTCLLEARGLTRCYGAVTVVSDVSLRLAPGEALGVLGPNGAGKTTLLKLLTGDVKASAGQVLWHGGDITALPQAARCRAGIVRTSQIPQPFEGLTVWENVLTAALHGGGRHGEAAEDAAYEALRRTRLLDRQAMPAGRLSLMGRKRLELSRALACDPMVLLLDEIAGGLSDFEVHDLVALIREINASGVAIIWIEHIVHALISVATRLVALDFGRMLAEGAPQDVLNSEAFKRAYFGDAAPIEAGI, from the coding sequence ATGGACGCTCATCGACAGACCTGCTTGCTTGAGGCGCGCGGGTTGACCAGGTGTTACGGTGCAGTCACCGTCGTGTCCGACGTCTCGCTCCGGCTTGCGCCGGGCGAGGCGCTAGGGGTCCTGGGGCCGAACGGCGCCGGGAAGACGACGCTTCTCAAGCTACTCACCGGTGACGTTAAGGCGAGTGCCGGCCAGGTGCTCTGGCATGGCGGCGACATCACGGCGCTGCCGCAGGCAGCCCGCTGCCGGGCCGGAATCGTGCGCACGAGCCAGATACCGCAGCCATTCGAGGGCCTGACGGTGTGGGAGAACGTGCTCACTGCGGCACTTCACGGCGGGGGCAGGCACGGCGAGGCGGCGGAGGACGCTGCATACGAGGCGCTGCGGCGCACCAGGCTGCTCGACCGGCAGGCAATGCCGGCCGGTCGGCTCTCGCTGATGGGGCGCAAGCGGCTCGAACTAAGTCGCGCGCTTGCGTGCGACCCGATGGTTCTACTGCTCGATGAGATCGCCGGAGGACTTTCCGATTTCGAGGTACACGACCTCGTGGCGCTGATCCGCGAAATCAATGCTTCGGGCGTGGCGATCATCTGGATCGAGCATATCGTGCACGCCCTGATCTCGGTCGCGACGCGCCTGGTCGCGCTCGATTTCGGCCGGATGCTCGCAGAGGGTGCACCGCAGGATGTCCTCAATTCCGAAGCTTTCAAGCGCGCTTATTTCGGCGATGCGGCACCTATAGAGGCGGGGATCTGA
- a CDS encoding ABC transporter ATP-binding protein, translated as MALLTLEGVAARYGQFQALRDISLDVEEGETLAVIGANGAGKTTLMRVVCGLLANSAGKVRLRGMEIGGLPAQQLTARGIAMVPEGRRLFRSLTVEDNLLIGGYCRRKGPWTLSRVYELFPELVKRRNNRGLDLSGGEQQMVAIGRALMSNPDLLLMDEISLGLAPIVVRQIYNALPYITGDGMSVVIVEQDVNRGFSVARRFCCLLEGRVSLAGPVADIDRNALTDAYFGVAA; from the coding sequence ATGGCACTATTGACGCTCGAGGGCGTGGCCGCCCGTTACGGGCAGTTTCAGGCGCTCCGCGACATCTCGCTCGATGTCGAGGAGGGAGAAACGCTGGCCGTCATCGGTGCGAACGGCGCCGGCAAGACGACGCTGATGCGCGTTGTGTGCGGCCTGCTCGCCAACAGTGCCGGTAAGGTGCGGCTGCGAGGCATGGAGATCGGTGGCCTGCCGGCTCAACAACTGACGGCGCGCGGGATCGCGATGGTGCCCGAGGGGCGGCGGTTGTTCCGCAGCCTGACCGTCGAGGACAACCTCCTGATCGGCGGATATTGCCGCCGCAAGGGGCCATGGACTCTTTCCAGGGTCTATGAACTGTTTCCCGAGCTCGTGAAACGTCGCAATAACCGGGGTCTCGACCTGTCCGGCGGGGAGCAGCAGATGGTTGCGATCGGCAGGGCGCTGATGTCCAACCCCGACCTGCTCCTGATGGATGAGATATCGCTCGGTCTTGCGCCGATCGTAGTGCGCCAGATCTACAACGCGCTTCCGTACATTACCGGTGACGGCATGTCCGTGGTCATCGTTGAGCAGGATGTGAACCGTGGCTTCTCTGTCGCTAGGCGGTTCTGCTGCCTGCTGGAAGGCCGCGTCAGCCTTGCCGGCCCTGTCGCCGACATCGACCGCAACGCTCTCACCGACGCCTATTTCGGAGTGGCCGCATGA
- a CDS encoding branched-chain amino acid ABC transporter permease, whose product MIILSTLVNGVLLGGFYALLGLGLALTFGIMRTVNLAHGDLVVFASFLALAVASYLGLSPLVSTLLLVPFMFGLGYSLQGAVLNRRLKDGMMPAVIITFGLAFIIQNGLLLGFSADRMVLRQGTLETAGITVLPGLTVGVLPLLTFGAVLALLGGLHLLFRRTLIGRAFRATSDDVQIASLMGIDPKHIYALAMGLACAIIAVTGILTGLRSNFSAFDGPIRLIFAFEVIIIGGMGSLHGVLAGGIILGLAQTIGGALNPIWFQLAGHMATLAILIVRPSGLFPETVDRS is encoded by the coding sequence ATGATCATACTGTCCACGCTCGTCAACGGTGTCCTGCTCGGCGGGTTCTATGCCCTGCTCGGCCTTGGCCTGGCGTTGACCTTCGGGATCATGCGCACGGTCAACCTCGCGCATGGCGACCTTGTCGTCTTCGCATCGTTCCTTGCGCTTGCCGTCGCAAGTTATCTCGGCCTTTCGCCGCTCGTCTCCACACTGCTGCTGGTGCCCTTTATGTTCGGGCTCGGTTATTCCTTGCAAGGCGCGGTTCTCAATCGGCGACTGAAGGATGGTATGATGCCGGCCGTGATCATCACGTTCGGTCTCGCCTTCATCATCCAGAATGGCCTGTTGCTAGGCTTCTCCGCCGATCGCATGGTGCTGCGACAAGGCACGCTCGAAACGGCGGGCATCACGGTACTTCCCGGGCTGACCGTCGGTGTGTTGCCACTTCTGACCTTTGGTGCGGTGCTGGCGCTGCTCGGCGGACTTCATCTTCTCTTCCGGCGCACGCTGATCGGTCGAGCATTTCGTGCGACCTCCGACGACGTGCAGATCGCCTCGCTGATGGGTATCGACCCCAAGCATATCTACGCGCTCGCGATGGGATTGGCCTGCGCCATCATCGCCGTCACCGGCATCCTCACGGGGCTGCGGTCAAATTTTTCCGCGTTTGACGGGCCGATCCGGCTGATCTTCGCCTTCGAGGTGATCATCATCGGCGGCATGGGATCGTTGCATGGAGTTCTTGCCGGCGGCATCATCCTGGGCCTCGCCCAGACGATCGGCGGCGCGTTAAATCCTATCTGGTTCCAGCTCGCCGGCCATATGGCGACACTGGCGATCCTGATCGTCCGGCCTTCCGGCCTCTTTCCCGAAACCGTAGACCGGAGTTGA